Sequence from the Phragmites australis chromosome 6, lpPhrAust1.1, whole genome shotgun sequence genome:
CCCACACAGGACGAGGtctcgacaccggtgctccctactaggcgTACCGGGCAGGTCGATCCACCCGACCctctcacctactccaggggccacgtgagggtcaaccagcggcagcggcagcgggaccacgatggggggaACGATTGACGGTAGCGGGGGAAacagcagtaggattgtacatttgtttttgtaacttacatatgcatattcgattcacGATGTACTCTTACATATTTGGACGCGTGTAACCTTTATGATCCACTtagcatgttgtaactgtatttcttattccaatgtgatagcacgctagttgcatttcttaatccaacatgaTCATatgctactttctatcgtcctcacccatgtatgaaccgttcaagacagacctagaaaagtatatcttacaaagctacttacaCATGAAGTGAACGCTCGATAACTCTGTTGGGAGTAtaactttaatcacgaagtgaccacactactgaacttcaACCATTAAATGACATCATCTCTTTCCTGGTGTAATATGTAGAAACGATATGACcgctcaactttaaccatgaaatgacaacacatgtctccttgcgcaggctttagacaagaagtgacaacacgggaCAACTTTTACCacaaaataaatgacaacacatgtaccaatacacatggaatctctgtccagcATCAATGTCACAatttcaagatggaatccaatacTCCTGCCACCCTCTAAGCTCttccactcactcctttcttcaagagggaatccaatgctcctgccttctCCCACCATAAATAGTCCAACATCCATACATTGATGCACCattcatttctcatatctctcaagtgcaatatcttcctcagctccatcaaaccCACCAAAGAAATATTGGAGGATTTTCATCACTCAAgggatcgaaccaccgatgtgcttctatggtgaCTGTTGCAGGCTTCACGAGTCGCATGACATCTTATACACCTATGGGCTACGCTTCTTTATGTGTGCCAATTACCAATGTGACAAGTCTCAATatggaacatatgagtatccaccggtatagcaacaaatatcagccacatctttaCGGATTTTGCACCCTATTTTACTAACCTCTCATCTTGTTCtgtttgttcagtcccctccaccgctctgtgattttattcaatggctcgacaatgagcaaaatgaggaacagaagcagtgggtcgacatgaccatgaggtggagaagggaagcttacatacgtcgggagtacgagcaacaacaagagaaaCTTCGCCTGAAGtagcaggaagaagagcgcatgaggaaggagacgcacgaccataccgtggctcaggctcgagagactgagagggcaaggaagcgggagagagcccgccgtgctaaggcggtaggtcccgatgccctccgaaagggaaaatatcctagatgaactcaatagagagtatctaatgtaacccgacatatttccactccctaaggtatgttatgattaggagcggcgcactaataagtaggtctttgtgcgaaccgtacatgccaccttttttttCCTCGTTGTGTcatcgtggttacagtctcgtgtaatatttttcactatatgtttaatcttatgtttgtcgccgttcgcaacctcatacccgcgtaatatgctgcgagtgcttcacatatacaatttgtttacaaatattgattttttattctctgaatATTACGTAATctactccaaattctcgcttcctcGGTATACCGTGTTCACTACTCTTCAacctttttaattccaaattttacaaaatccctatttcaaattttgacgAAATACAATAAACTTTGCAAATTTTACAAAATAACATGCTATAACCGCCTCTTGGGAGGGCAGCAaggctgctaaccgccctcccaCTAGGTGGCAAgcctgctaaccgccctctcaagggCCTGCAGTACctaattttgcattttttttccacGAGGatcaatttatttaaaattttaatgaaaaaaatataaaaaactcaAAAGGGAAGTAAATGGGCAGCCCAACATAAATTTTAATGCAAGTCCAATGCGAATGGCCTCTCGTGGTCCAAATTAAGTAAGCCACGAAGGCACTCAGCCCAACAGGGAGACGGCGTGCGGTTGCGGTACGAGATTCGGCCCAAGGGGCGCGATTTGAAGCCACGTACATGCTCTGCGTTCCCCCGTGAGCTTCGTCCAGAAGGGCGTGGCCGAGTTCGCGAGGGAGGTGATGTTCCTCAAGGTGTGCCAAGGCCGCCCATCAGTCTTCGAGCTCCGGCGCACATTCGCCGACCACAGCAACAGCGAGGGCGACAGCGTCATAGTCATGGAGTACGTTGCGCCTATGAACTTTCGCGCCTACATGGTGTCCCGGGACCTCCTCAGCCTACCGTTCCGCAAGGCGGAGGTGCGCCGGATCATGCGCCAACTCCTCGCCGGTGTCGGGAGACGGGAGGTCGCAAGAGGCAGGCATCCTGCACAGGGATATCAAGCCCGAAAACGTGCTGATCGACCACGGCGTGGAGGACAGGACTCAGAACCCACTGGACAAGGAGAAGGGCGCGCCCGCCGTCGACGATAAGCAACAACCGCCTAAAGAGATCTGTGACTTTGCCATGTCGGAGCCGGTCACGCGAAAGGAAGCCGAGTACTTGCCGTTGGCGACGTGGAGACCCTACCGCACGCCCGAGATCTTCCTCGGCTCAAAGGACTACGACGGCCGCATTGACACGAAGGCGCTCGGCTGCATCATGGCCGAgctcctcgccggcggcgacggcaggGCTTTCTTCGACACCAAGACGGACGCAGATGTCCTGCGCAAGATGCTGGACGTGGTTGGCGCGCAGGGCATCAAGGACTGGCACGGGTTGTTCCGGCTGGCGATGCGCGACCCGGAGACCGCGCAGCGTGTGCGGGATTGCCGGGACACCGGCCGCCTGCGAGAGGTGTTCCTGAAGGAGGTGCTCTCGAAGGCCGGCTTCAAGTGCTCAGCGGGCTGCTGGACAGCAACCCGGAACGTCGGCTCACCGCGGCGGACGCGCATGTGCTCCAGATGCCGTGGTTCATCGACGGCCGATTCCCTATATTGCAATGGCTAACACACAATATTGTTTTACTTCCTACAAGTCGCATAATTGCATCATGTGAGTTGCTTTTGCTAACCAAACATCCCAAGTACAAATACCGGTTTACCAAACAGGATGAGTTCGCATAGTAGAGAAAATATTGCAGCAAGAAGCGAAGCTCCAAAAGACAAGAGGAATATGCCCTTGAGAATTCTAAAATAACGAAATTAACCATTGTAGGCGATCCACATTCTAGAATAGCTTACATCTCTTACTGACAAATAATCAAGAACGACCAACCAAAAACTTCTTCTACGGCGTAAGCTTGGTATGTCAACATTTCTTGAACGACTGTTGTATCAGTAACTTGGACATTTGTCCTGTACCAGAGCAAAATATACATTTTTTCTTGAGGGTAATGACATATATTACAAAACTATTTACTTCTTTGCAAGTCCAAAATATAAAATGTAAATTTATACAGCAATTGAAAGTAATTAACAAGTGCACGTCCTATTGATCCTATGAGTAAAGGTAGATTGAGAAAACATATCTAATCACCGGATGTGCCCTTTTACCAAGATCTATCAGAAAATTGTCTGGCTTGATATCTGAGAAAAGTATATTTGGGCTCTAGTCGATTTGGTCATTGCAAAAGCACATATGAAAGTGGAGGAAGTGCTAATTGCTTCATATAGGCATATAGTGCTCCTGTCCGATGATCAAACCATGAAACCAATACCATCATTCAAAGTGAACAGATAGACAAAGGCACAACCAAGGTGCTCACCTTCATGTTCTGGAGGATGAAATCTTGGCACGCGATGAGTTGAACCAGCAGCGAAGGTACTACCCTTAAGCCGTCTGCAACCATATCAAAGAAAGGGCTTACTTGTTCTAAAagtaaagaaaagaaagagtgTTACTCAAGTGTATGAGTTGGTTCACTTAAAAATTTGTTCGAAGAATGGATCGAATATTGCTGCCAAAACCATAGCAGGGAGCATCTTTGTGTGACCAACACCTTACAAAATCAAGAAATTATTGACAAAAGATCAATTGCACCAAGTATTGACAATGTCTCTTTCACAAAAGAATAGTATCGACAATGTTAGATACAAACAGTAAGGTGTTACTCTTTAAGTTAATCTTTTCAAGCCATTTCAACAATATAGAGTGTAGGTATGACCGCATTGCTTAATTTTCTTGCCCGAGATTTCTAAGAAATGAACACCTAAAAGGCAATTCATCTTCTGAACATTCAAGGTAGCAACTATAGAACCTTATCTGCCCTAAAAAAGAACGAAGAGGAAACAAAGCCACATAAAGAATGAGACCACACAAAATTAATCTGAAGAGTTTTTCAGGGAAagttattttgtttctttgttgcTAATCAAGGGTATGGTACCTGTTTGTCAAACATCAATGAACGATTTCAAGCTCAGGCATGGACATGCTGGTGTTGTTGCAAGCTGGCACATATGGAAAGATACTATGATTCGTATTTTGATTCCAAAACTAAACTTGCAACAATTAGCTTGAGAACTTAGCACCATTAGGCTACATAATAAAATCCAGTGGATAGTAATTGTGATTAAGATTGCAACTAGGATTGCATGGctgcacaaaagaaaaaaaacatatgaaTCTGTCGTGCCCCAGTAGAGGCCTCCATTTAGACACGTTGCCTTCATCAAGGCCAGCACTGGAACCTAATTCaagaaagtatttttcaaacgATTTTCtagaaaaggggaaaaataaGTCTCCTGGCAATTCAGACATTCAATCGAACAGGTTGTGTGCATGTAAGTGATAGCACTAAGCTCTATAGGTTGAACGCAGGGATTTGCAGTGCGCTTACCTTGAAGTGGTTCTCCACGTCGGAGATATTAAGTGGGCTACGCTCCTTGACTGCGTTGACGATCGGAGATATCAAGGGTGCGATCGACGACGGGGAGAGGAGAGCAACTGGCCAGAGTAAGTCTCGTGGATCCATCCCCATGCCACTTTGGTGAGGAACGCGTCGGGCAGGCATTCCATCTCGACGCACGTCCGGGCCTCGCCGACCATAGCTAGCGTGAGGAGGAAGTACTCGCGGAGCTAGACCGGCGGGTTGAGGTTGGTCTTGCCGAATGTGGCGGCGATGTGGTGGGTGATGTTGCCACCGGTCGAGTCGTCGGCAACGAATATGCGGGCGACGTCCGCTGCGTCGGCGAGCCAGGGGTCGACGGTGGCGTCCGCGCGGAGCCATGATATAGCCTTGGTGTCGTATTCCTGGGAGGCGGGGAGGCAGTGCTCAGGGGCGAGGCGGTAGTCGAATGAGAGCTCCGCGGTGATGCAAGGCCGTGCGGGGGCTGCCTGATCCTTCCGTCGCGGCTGTAGGAGGAAGGCGGCTTGGACGAGCGGAACAGCAGCGGCGGCAAGCCAGCACGGGCAGAAGCACCACGTGTGGGCGGTGAGAGGCGGAGGAGCGACAGTGGCGGACAGGcacgggaggaggaggcaagccTGTGTGGGGGCTGCTTGATCCGTCGCGGTAGTGACTGAGAAGGCTGTGCTGCCCCGCTTTCACGTCTGGCGCCCACCATCGATAGCTCGCTGGCTCACCATCATGCAATGTGCTCGTGGTTGGCGCGAATTGGATTAGAGATGGATGaaggaaaataaattttattggaATCTACCTTACCAAAATACTTTTCTATATAATAATAGGTATCTATTTATTCTCTCTATTCTTTAGCCTAGCTATTGAATTATGAAATAAATAACGTGTACGAGATCTTACAAGAGTCTTTCAAGACAGAGTCTTATTTCCTCTTTTTTTaatacttgtcacttttgatcattttatttatttttaaatacttatcatttcatatttttCGAGACGTAGTTTCTTAGTTTATTCATACAAATATCTCTTACCCATGGTAGATTAGTTTCTAAgagttttttttgtcattt
This genomic interval carries:
- the LOC133923080 gene encoding putative cyclin-dependent kinase F-2, which codes for MFLKVCQGRPSVFELRRTFADHSNSEGDSVIVMERRCAGSCANSSPVSGDGRSQEAGILHRDIKPENVLIDHGVEDRTQNPLDKEKGAPAVDDKQQPPKEICDFAMSEPVTRKEAEYLPLATWRPYRTPEIFLGSKDYDGRIDTKALGCIMAELLAGGDGRAFFDTKTDADVLRKMLDVVGAQGIKDWHGLFRLAMRDPETAQRVRDCRDTGRLREVFLKEVLSKAGFKCSAGCWTATRNVGSPRRTRMCSRCRGSSTADSLYCNG